The genomic interval GTGCTGCCGGACGATGACGAGAAGTCATTGGCGGCGCGCATCCTCGTGGAGGAGCACCAACTCTATCCGCTCGCGGTTCGTCTGGCCGTCACGGGCAAGGTGACCCAGGACGGCGCGCGCACGCGTGTGGATGCCCAGGCGACCACGGCTCCACTCGCGCTGCGCAGCCCAGGGATGGAGCGGTGACGAACGCTCCGGAGCCTTCCGGGCGCGAGGCGAGACTGGAAGCGCTGCGCGGCGCGAAAGTGATTCTCGTCAGCGCGTGCCTGCTCGGCGAGGCCTGTCGGTACGACGGCCGCTCGCAGCGCTCTGAGCGAGTGCTCGCGACGCTGGAGGGCAAGGAGGTCATCCCCATGTGCCCCGAGACGGGAGCGGGCCTGGGTATCCCCCGTCCGCCCGTGGACCTGAGCGGAGGCACGGGTGTGGACGTCTGGGCTGGGCGCGCCCGCGCGGTGGAGCGCAAGGCACGAGTCGATCGGACAGGAGCATTCCAGCTCGGCGCGCGCATGGCACTGGAGGCGACGCAGCGCTTCGGCGCCACCGTCGCGCTCCTGAAGGAAAAGAGCCCCTCCTGCGGCAGCCAGCGTGTCTACACCGACGGCGTGCTGCGCCCAGGCGAGGGCATCACCGCGGCGCTGCTGCGCGAGCACGGCGTCGTCGTGGTGAGCGACGAAGAGCTGTAGCCCTCAGCGCCCTGCAGTCAGTTCGAACGAGTCCGACGGATCCGCCGCGAAACACGCGTCCACAGCATCCTCCGACACGGCATCGAGCGAGGCCGGGCTCCAGCGCGGCTTCTGGTCCTTGTCGATGAGCACCGCGCGGATGCCTTCGCGAAAGTCCGCTCGCGCCGTCAGCGTCTGACTCAGTCGGTACTCCACGGGCACCATCGCGTCGTAGTCGCGGCCTCGGCCCATTCGAAGCTGCCGCAACGTGACCTTGAGGCTCATCGGGCACATGCGCGCGAGCGTCGCCCGCGTCTGTTCCGCCCACTCGGAGCGCTCCGCCTCCAGCGCGCGCAGGATGTCCTCCACACGGTCCGCCGCGAAGCACCGCGCGATGGCCTCGGCCCGAG from Myxococcaceae bacterium JPH2 carries:
- a CDS encoding DUF523 domain-containing protein; protein product: MILVSACLLGEACRYDGRSQRSERVLATLEGKEVIPMCPETGAGLGIPRPPVDLSGGTGVDVWAGRARAVERKARVDRTGAFQLGARMALEATQRFGATVALLKEKSPSCGSQRVYTDGVLRPGEGITAALLREHGVVVVSDEEL